The Cryptomeria japonica unplaced genomic scaffold, Sugi_1.0 HiC_scaffold_742, whole genome shotgun sequence nucleotide sequence CTATGGGTGATGAGGAGGAGCAGATGGATACCTAGGAATATAATCTTGGAAGACTCCAGCGGGTCTGGAATTTGCTTAAGAACTATTAGCTGCTCTTTGGGTtctgttttttttttcctttttgcttaTGATCATATTATGGATGTGTGATGGGTCTGCATACctttttatgttaacttttatTATGCTAGGACTGATATGACTTTTAGTAATATGCTTACTGCAGATGTTACTGTAAAGACCTTTAGTAGAATGCTAACTGATGATTTTTATAATTGGGATGATAAGTCTAGAAGTTGGAGGTTAGTTAATTACGATGCGTAGAAATAACTATAGAACTATaaaagttttttattattttttagttttttagtatTTTAGGGTCGTCTCCCTACTTATATAATCAAAAACATATTCCAACAACCGTAATATCCAACAATATATAATTCATATAATACAAataagaaataaatattttattcctaATAAAATAGATTATATTTATAGAAATTATATTCATATATTGATGAAACacacatctagatacaaaattttCATATAACTTAattaacaatatatatatacatatacatatatatatatatacatatatatatacatatacatatatatatatatatatacatatatatatacatatatatatatatacatatatatacatatatatatatatatacatatatatacatatatatatacatatatatacatatatatacatatacatatatatatatatgtatatatatatatatataaatatgtatatgtatgtatatgtatatatatgtatatatatgtatatatatatatgtatacatatgtatatatacatatatatacatatatatatatatatatatatatatatatatatatatatatatatatatatatatatatatatataacacacacTTTGTGCTTATGTGACAACAAGATCAATTAACTTTCAATGGGACTTGGAACCACTGCTGCTGGATCAGTTGGGTATAATGTTTTTAGAGGGCCGAACcttcccttagaatagtagggtctACCTCTACTCCATTCCAACCTATTATAAGGGTGATGGTTTCTTTCAAACAGGTGAATATAGGGGCTACCCCTACCTCTACCTATTTCATCAACATTAAAATAGGTGAATATTTGAATTTCATTCAACATTAAAATACTATTATTAGTTTTTACTATAATAGAAATTACATTTTAATTTAATATCACAATGAAGTAACAGATAATAATAATCATATATATGTTATATTTTAGGTCGAGGATAACTTGTTTATGGTTAGACAATACATAATGAGTAGATTATAATTAAGGAATACGGATTGGAATGAGGGTTTAAATTCAATTAGAGTAATCATTCActtcaggttagggttagggttagatttggGATTCATCAAATATAGATatgatgaaattagggttagggttagagttcatATACAATAACTATTCTCTTAGCGTTATTCTTCAATTTGAATTCAATTTGAGTTAAGCTTAGATTTAGTGTTACTCTTCAATTAGAATTAAGATtatgattaaattaaattaaaattaaaattaatataattttttaaataaatataatatgatATATATTACAATTCAATTAGAAGTAAGATTAGAACATTCAAATTATAGGTCATTTGGAGTTCAATTGAAACTAAAATAGAAATAATAGTTAGAATTAGGTTACTCTCAGATATAAAATTAGGGTAGAATTAGGGTTCATTTAATAATATCTGTCCTCATCTACTACATAGCTTTCTCTAGAGATCTAGGTATGCTAATATTATTATATGTGATATTCCACAGCGCAAATGTTGAATTGAATTGATTCCTGATATTATAAATGTGTTTTGTTATTCCCCATTGCGCATAGTGGGCGATCTCAGTAGTTTTCCATGGTTAATGGTTGTAATGGCAGACATAAGATAGGAGAAAATAATATAGCAGTTATGGCATATACAAGGTTAATGGCAAGATCATCAGCAATAGACAGGCTGTCTGCATTATCTGATGATGTTCTTTTAAATCATATTTTGTCGAAGATTTCTTACAGAGATGTCGTACGCTCTTCCCTACTCTCACAGAGATGGCGGCTCTTGTGGACGAAAATACCAAGGCTCAAGTTTTGTCCTGAGGATTTTGAGAAACAAAAAGATGGCAGGATACAGGCCATAATTAACAATGCCCTACTACACCTCGATACTCGTCTTTCTTGTTTGGAGCTTACAGTTGCCTTGGATGACCCTAAGGCTGCCTATATTAACAATTGGATTCGCCTTGCAGCTGAAAAACAGGTGGAACGCATGGATATACACATCTGTAATAGAGATCCGAAGACTGGTAAGAGGATTAGCAATGGAGCTTCTCCCATGATGGAGCTTGGGGACTCCATTTTTAGCTGTGAAAACCTCACGGTCTTAACAGTGCAATACATCCGAATTCCCAAGATGCCCACTAATTTTGGGGTATTCCGATCCTTGAAAGCACTTCGTTATGCTGGTATTCCGAATCTGGATGATGCTATGTTTGAAGGATTCATGGATCTGTGCCCACATCTTCAAGATTTAGGGATTCTCAGTTGTTTAGGGTTAAAAAACTTGAATATACGATCTTTCAATTTAATGTGGATACATCTAGGAGATCTAAGACCTGATATATCATTGCAACTGACTTGCCCACGCTTGATGGAAATCGGCCTCATCGATTCTGGGCAATACGCAGGGCTTAAATGGCTTAAattacttcaacaaatttcaagagcgAAATCTGTTAAAAAAGTTATTCTTCAAAACTACAATACAGGCAATGCCGTTAATCCAGGAATGCCTAGTATTATTGTTCTTAACAGTTTTCCTGGGCTTGAAGAGTTGACAATCCATGGCCAATGTTTTCAAGTTAGTATTTTGTACCTTCAAGTTAAATATTCTTAATCAGTGATTGGTACATGATGATACTTGTAGATTATATTTGGACCTTCTATATTTCTGGAATAGCCTTTTTTTTTCCCAAATTCTCTTACGAGTGAACCCACAATATGTTTGACACAGGAGATGATATCAGATGAGATGCCAACAGCAGAGGTGGCACTACCAAATTTGAAGATGGTGCGTGCCCATATTGGGCCAGACAAGGGTGCACAGGCAGtgatttttttgggttttcttcttAGAAATTGTCCATTAAGTGTAACAAGGGTTTTTCTGCCTGAACACTGCCCTCCAATCATGCAAAATAATATTCTCAATTTGGAAAGGGATTTCTCAAAATCAAGATTGTCAACTGCcacaaaaacgtggtcaatgaatCTGAAAGCAGTTTGCCAACTTTGTACAAGACGCGTTGAATATTATTCACAGGTTAGCAGAATCTGGATAACCGTTTCTATTATTTTATAGAATTTATTATTTTTTACTGCCAAcatttttatattatgttacttgGGTTTGTTTTGtagtaatatttaaatttttttgggatGAGTTATTTTTCTTAATTGATTTTTTCTGTTTCAAAAATTTTATCAATAGTTTCTTGAATGATGAATAGTATCATAAagaaaatttagaaaattgcttTTGTGAATTATTAAGATTTTTGGactctatttttttattatattatgtgAGAAAGGACACCATACTGTTATACATCCAAACAAAAAACCATCAAAACAAAGACTTACAAGTTAAACCtaacaatcaaaatatcaaaaagctTATAATCTATCTATAAAACAAGTAACTAAAGAATTAGAGAAACATCCTATGAGGATCTACTAATAGGAACAACACAAAGAAGAAACAACATAGAGGCATTAAGAGATATAGCCCATCAATCTTTTTCCTTTCACTTGTGGATCCTTACACTTtcttcttccactttctctcaatATTTTTTCTCATAGTGCAGGGCATAACTAGGTTCTCAATTACACTTTCTATGCATTTTATGCATTCGCTATTACTTTTGTATCCTAGATAATCCATTTCATACTAGGTTCTCAAGTACAAGCATTCTTCTCATCCATTTCATCATCTCCATAATCCATTAAACAATTGAGCCCTTCAGCTGCCTCATTAAATTGATTCTTTGCCACAAGGA carries:
- the LOC131872719 gene encoding putative FBD-associated F-box protein At5g56440 — encoded protein: MAYTRLMARSSAIDRLSALSDDVLLNHILSKISYRDVVRSSLLSQRWRLLWTKIPRLKFCPEDFEKQKDGRIQAIINNALLHLDTRLSCLELTVALDDPKAAYINNWIRLAAEKQVERMDIHICNRDPKTGKRISNGASPMMELGDSIFSCENLTVLTVQYIRIPKMPTNFGVFRSLKALRYAGIPNLDDAMFEGFMDLCPHLQDLGILSCLGLKNLNIRSFNLMWIHLGDLRPDISLQLTCPRLMEIGLIDSGQYAGLKWLKLLQQISRAKSVKKVILQNYNTGNAVNPGMPSIIVLNSFPGLEELTIHGQCFQEMISDEMPTAEVALPNLKMVRAHIGPDKGAQAVIFLGFLLRNCPLSVTRVFLPEHCPPIMQNNILNLERDFSKSRLSTATKTWSMNLKAVCQLCTRRVEYYSQV